A window from Candidatus Nitrospira neomarina encodes these proteins:
- a CDS encoding ABC transporter substrate-binding protein: MSSRIVSLIPSGTEMVCALGCRAQLVGRSHECDFPSDVTSLPVCTQATVDREGTSQAIHAQVSKRLQSALSLYEVLVDQMQDLRPDVIVTQTQCEVCAVSADEVQRALHDLLGMSPTLISLGAQDLSGVWEDLTRVADGLGQHAAGQAFLKQAHQRMDNIADSSQQQPTPPTVACIEWMEPLMAAGNWVPELVHLAGGQSVFGQRGAHAPWISWEALAASDPNILILMPCGFSMARIQEELPVMTLHPLWP; the protein is encoded by the coding sequence GTGTCCTCTCGTATTGTGTCGTTGATTCCTAGTGGGACAGAAATGGTCTGCGCATTAGGTTGCCGTGCCCAGCTTGTCGGCCGGTCACACGAATGCGATTTTCCTTCCGACGTTACCTCGCTTCCTGTTTGCACTCAAGCGACGGTGGATCGTGAGGGAACAAGCCAAGCTATTCATGCCCAGGTTTCCAAACGTCTTCAGTCAGCCCTTTCCTTGTATGAGGTCTTGGTCGACCAAATGCAGGATTTACGACCGGATGTCATCGTCACCCAGACCCAGTGTGAGGTGTGTGCCGTGAGCGCTGATGAGGTGCAGCGGGCTCTTCACGACTTACTAGGAATGTCACCGACGTTGATTTCTTTGGGTGCACAGGACTTATCAGGGGTTTGGGAGGATCTGACCAGAGTGGCGGACGGCTTAGGACAGCACGCTGCAGGACAGGCATTTCTGAAACAGGCCCACCAACGCATGGACAATATTGCAGACTCCTCCCAACAACAACCTACTCCCCCCACTGTAGCCTGCATCGAATGGATGGAACCGCTGATGGCTGCCGGCAACTGGGTACCCGAACTGGTTCATTTGGCCGGAGGGCAATCGGTGTTTGGACAGCGGGGAGCCCATGCCCCATGGATAAGCTGGGAAGCCTTAGCCGCTTCGGATCCAAATATCCTGATTTTGATGCCTTGTGGATTTTCCATGGCTCGCATTCAAGAAGAATTGCCGGTCATGACATTGCATCCTCTTTGGCC